The stretch of DNA GCTCTCTTAAGATATCTCTTCCTGCAGCCTTCACTACATTAAAATCACTGACCTTGGAATCGTACATTGCGAATCCCTCGTGATGCTTGGAAGTAAGAACGATATATTTAACACCCCACTGCTCTTTCGCTCTTTTCACAAACATGTCCGCGTCAAATTTGTCCGGATGGAACTCATCTTTCAGCTTTCTGTAATCTTCCTTGTCAATGTTGAGATTGTTCTCGATCCACTCTGCAATACGGTCTGTCTTGGTGACCTCGCCGGTCTTCGGATCTTTCCATTCTCCTGCAAGGATGGAATAAAGTCCCCAATGGATGAATAATCCGTATTTGGCATCTTTATACCACTGCTGCTTTGTGTCTGCCATAACCTTCTCCTTGTTTCGTATAGCTGATTTTCTTGTTGTGTAAAACGTTTCGTTTTTTGTTAAGACTATCTTACCGCATCCGAAGCAGTTTTTCAAGTAAAATCATGGGTTAAAAATCATTTTTCCTATTTTTTACAATTATTCCATCTTGTTTTTGTGTATTTTTTCGTATCAGGTTTTGTTAAACGTTTCATTTTTATCAATTTTCTGTACAATATACTCGTTTTTTCTGATAGTTTATGTGTAAAAAATGCCTTATGTGTTGAGGCGTTTTCTTTTTCATGATATAATATGAGAATACTCTATTATCTGTAAATGTATCAGAACCGGAGGTTTTACATGAACGTTACGATCAATGATATCGCCCGTGCGACAGGCCTGTCCACCGCAACGATCTCAAAATATATAAACCACAAAAAAATACGGGAAGAAAATCGTATCATTATAGAAAAGGCAATTCAGGAGCTTGGATATACCCCAAACCGGAATGCCCAGCTTCTCCGTGCCAAAAACACACATACCATCGGTATCCTGATCTCAGATCTTGGTAATTATTTCTGGGGCGAGCTTGTCAATTCCATTATCAAGCATTTCACGGATCATGGTTATACAGTTATTGTCTGTTCTTTCTTTTTTGAACATCAGAAGGAGATCGATACGATACAGGATATTATCTCCCAGCACTTTGACGGAGTTATCATGCTCCCATCCTGCTGGCATGATGATCTGTACCAGCTTTTACAGAATGCCAGCATACCGGTTGTGATGCTCGATCAGATTCCTGCTTCCATGAGACATTTTCCTGTAGACTGTGTTATTTCTGATAATTACAAAGGCGGTGCACTGCTGGCAGAGCACCTTTTGGAAAAAGGCCACACAAAGGTCTGGATCATGGAACAGTATCTGGACGCCTACACGATCGAGCAGCGGATTCAGGGCTTTGTGGATGTATACCAGAAAAATGGCATTGACCTTCTGAAACAGCAGGATTCTTTTCCCCCTGTTTCTTTTGGTTCCACTGCAGAAACCATCACCCAGAGCAACCTGCATTTCCAGAAGCTTATTGATTCTTCCGATCCCCCTACTGCTGTTTTTTTTGACTGCTATCTCTCCGCAATGGGTGGTTTAAGCGCTGCCAGCCAGGCACGGATTTCCGTTCCTCAGGATATTTCCTTTGTGTGCTTTGATGATGATCCGCTTTTCAAGACCATGAGTGCGACTATGACCTGTGTCTCACAGGATCTGACAAACATAGGGAAACATGCTGTGGAATTACTTTTAAAAAGGATCCATGGAGACTATACGGATTTTCCAAAAATAGACATGCTGGATGTTGTATTCCACCCGCGACTCTCTGTAAAAGACCTGTCCGGGCACAACAGTGCAACATCCGGAAAGGATTGATTTATGAGTGCAACCATCAAGGACATTGCCAAAGAAACCGGCCTGGCACTGGCCACCATTTCAAAATATATCAACGGCGGAACTGTACGGCCGCAAAATAAAAAACAGATCGACGAAGCGATCCGGAAACTGAATTACGTTCCACGAAACACGGCCCGGGGACTTCGTTCCTCCAAGACTTACCGTATCGGTCTGATATCCGGTCCTCCCAATAATCCGCATAATGCTTTTCTTCTGAGCAAAATAGAAAACACCATGCGCGCTCACGGTTATTCTCTCACATTTATGAGCGGTGACAAATATAATGATCATGTCAATAAATTTATCCCCCATATGCTCCGCTCAGGGATCGACGGTCTTATCATTTCTTCTTTCTGTCTGAGCAAAGACATCTGTTCCGCCGTGGAACATACCAGGATCCCTGTTGTGGAGCTGGAAGAGCATAGTCATTTCCACCGTACAGACTGTGTACAGACCAGCTGTACCTCCGGGGCCTATGAGATCGTGGAGCATCTGATAAAAATGGGGCATCAGAAGATCGCCCTTGTCACCGGTCCTCCTGCATCCTATACCGCATGCGAACGAAAAAAAGGATATCTCCGGGCACTGGAAGATTACAATATTCCTGTTAACCCCGATTATATCATCGCTGAAAATTACGCAAACGACTTTGGATATCAGGCAATGCAGAAATTATGGAATCTTCCGGAACGTCCGACTGCCGTATTTTCTGCGAACTATACACTATGCCTCGGTATTTATGAAGCGATCTACAGCCTTGGCATCCGTATCCCGGAAGACCTGTCTGTTGTCTCCTTTGATGATTTTGAACTGTCCATGCTGCTTTCTCCTCAGCTGACCGCTGTCCGTCAGCCGCTGGCCGGTCTGGCAGAGCAGGCCTGTGATCTGCTGCTTCGCAGAATGAACGGAGACTACTGCGATTTTCCAAGGACGATCCGCCTGAAGCCGGAATGCATTTACCGGGATTCTGTGCGTAATCTCTATTCTGATGGTAAGTAATGCAAAACAACTTTTATTACGGCAATTTCGGGAAGCACAACAGGCATTCTCATTCCGATCTGCTTTCATATTCTGAGCATCTGAACCACTGCAATAATTTCACAGCTTTCACAGGGGCACAGACCGTCACCGACACAGTCGATGATACGGCCTGTGTTCCTTCTATATATATCCGATATATCTGTCACATCAGTCTCAACAGCATATCTCCGGTTCCCACATTGTATCCACTGGTTGCATAAATCCCATTCAGGCTTTTGTTTGTCACAATGATCAGCGGAAGCTTATCCGGATCTACATACATTCTTCTTCCCAGCGTATTGATGATCTCTGAAAAATCATCATATAAGATCTGAACATTTCCAAGCTTGCCCAGTGCTCTTGAAAGGGTAGGTGTCTCCAGCGCTTTTTTGCTTTTTACTACAAAAATGATCCTCTTCGCATATCTGGAAAAAGCTTCTTCCTGCTCCATCATCTCATTTAAGATATGCTCCGTCGGTTCTTTCTCCTCTTCCAGAAACGCCAGGATATGCTTCCCATCCGCCGTCAGCTCCGATGCCTTCACAGTGCTTCCATCCTCTTTTCTGAGAGTAAATTCCGGTATGGAAATATTCTCCAGCATGTCTTCCAGGTTTGCATTCCGAAATGCCAGCTCCACCCTCTTCATTTCTCCGATCTGAACCTCAAAATAATACTCCGCGGCAAATATATTTCCATTTGGCAGTCTGTTTGAGGTAAGGATCCTGTAATTTCCCGCTTCCAGTGGCAGCTTCATCATCTGATCTCTGAAATTTTCGGCTTCCAGCTTCAGTGTGCTGTATTTTCCGGCTTCCAGTTTTGCGATGCTCCAGTTCTGGAAATATTTCCACTGTGTATCCTCACTTGCCTTCAGAAGGATCGATGCGTTTTTCTCCGTTTCCGCAGATACCGGGATGAATTTTCCGTTTTTCATATACTCCATGGAACGGTCATGAGGGTTCAGGCGTGCCGGAATTCCCAGTGTTCTCGCCATTGCCACAAAAAGGATCTTCTTTGACAGAAGGCTTCCTGTTCCCGTTTTCAGACATCCGGACGGCGTGGTGATCACACTGCTGCGTTCTTTCTCCGGGCTGGAAATGATCTTATCCTCAATCCATTTCCAGATCTTTGCCGGCTCCTTTTGCAGCATATTTTTCTCTTCTTCCGACAGCTGCTCAAGGATCGCTTTTCTGTATTTCTGCAAAACTTCATCGTCAACTCTCGGGTTCAGTACATATGGTACAAAAATATCTGCATCCATGTTTTTTTCATACGGTAATGCAAATTTCAGATGCTCCTCCAGAACCTGGCTGATGCAGTCTGTTCTGTCTTTCTCTGTGAGGACTTCAAGGAGTTTTTTTCTCATTGAAGAATCTCCGGTTTCTTTTTCCAGGAATTTCCGGCACTCCGGATTGCTCAGGTTTCTTACCTTCTGTTCCCTGTAAGCGTTTGCCTCTGCCAGACGTCTGCTGCCTCTTTCCTTCTGCTCCGGTGTCGGCATATCTTTATTTACAGGCGCATCATGAGGTGCGATCATATCGTTCTCTGCCCACTCCTCATAAAAAATACCATTTTCCTTTCCCACGGGCATCAGACAGATCTCGCAGCAGTCCTCTGTTTTTGTATCCATGCTGTTTTCTGCATGCAGCCATTCTCCATCTGCATACATCCTTGCAGAAATATGGATACTTCCAAGCCCTGTTGTCAGGCGGACTTTTCCCAGACTGTCGGTTTTCAGTTCTGCGATCGGGGCATATTCTGAATAATTCAGCACCTCAAAAGAAACTTCTGCACCTTCTGCCGGTTTTCCATGTGAATCCTTTACGGACACAGTGATCTCTTTTGTCAGCGCATATCGTTTCAGCTCGTTGAGCATAGTCACCATACCATCTTTGCCGATCACTTCTCCCTCCGGGATCATGGTATCAAAAACTCTTGAATGGACCATCATGGCCCTTGAGGAAGCATTGGTAAACCATCCCTTATTCAGGATCTCCTCCGGCTCACAGGCTCCCAGAAAATACCAGTTTCCATCGCACCAGATTTCCACCCAGGCATGATTGTCATCACAATGAGACCACTTTGGTGCATATACCTGACGGGCAGGTACACCAACACTTCTCAGTGCATTAACGGTAAATACAGATTCCTCTCCGCATCTTCCGTTTCCTCTGCGGTATACGGCAAGTGCAGACAGGGTACGATCATCTGTACAATGATAGGTAGCCTCCTGTGCACACCAGTAGTTCACCTCCAGGGCAGCTTCTCTGAAGCTCATTCCCTCAGTTCTCTCTCCGATCTCCCTGCGGAAAAATGTACGGCAGGGTGCGATCTCCTCCTCATTTACTCTGTGAAACAGCACATAATTCAAAAAGATCTCTTCCGGCAGCTCTGCCACCCCGGAGTTTTCCTTCCATAAATGTACGCCATTCTCCGCATAATCCAGAAATACTTCAAACGCGTAATTTCCGATATCACTGTACGGCATGAACGCATATAAATATTTGCACGCCAGAGCCACTTCGTCTGTGCATTCTGCAAGCTTTTTATCAATATCCGCAAAAGCCTGCGGTAACCCCATCACCTGCTCCCGATATTTTTTTTCGATCCGATCACGGTTTCCTTTCAGAAAAATCTTCCCCTCAGCCATTATAATTCCTCCAGAACTTTCTTTGCAGCACGAACATTTTCAATATCTGTACGCCATATCTCATATTCACTGAATGTCGGAAGTCCCATATTGACACCTTCCTTGCGAAACTGCATCGCACTGTCCGTTACAACCTTGCCGCTCATATGATAAGCCTTGATCCCGGTAAGGGGATAAAGCTGGCGGATCACTTCCGCACCGACGCCACTCCCCGCCTGGATGGTAATACGCCCCCGGCTCCTGGTTTCCAGTTCCTTCAGAAGCTCCGCGCCCTGAAGGCAGGTATTCTTCTGTCCGGAGGTAAGGATAGTATCGATTCCCAGCGAGATCGCCTGTTCCATAGCCTCGATCGGATCTGCACACACATCAAAAGCCCTGTGCAGCGTAACAGACATATCTCCCGCAGCATCCATCAGTTCTTTCATCTGTTCCATATTCAAGGTGCCATCCGGTTTCAGGATACCTACCACAACACCCTCCGCTCCCATTTTGCGGAAATCCTTTACCGCATTCCTTATCATGGAAAATTCCGCATCTGTATAACAGAAATCTCCAAACCGCGGACGGATCAGCGCATGGATCCTGATATCTGAACGCTTCCTTATTTCCTCAAAAAGCCATGGGCCGGGAGTTGTCCCCCCGATGATCAGATTGCTGCAAAGCTCCAGTCTATCCGCACCACCCTCGGCTGCTGCCATGGCGGATTCCACAGAATCCACACAGGTTTCCAGAATGTAGTCTTTCATGTAAAAATCCCCCTTTGTTACCGTCTGCTCAGAGTAATTTCACTCCGGCATTCCTCAATGTATTCACAATGGTATCATCCGGAAATTCATCGGTAATGATCCCACTGATATCATCAAAATGTGTATATTTATAAGATTCGTTAAAATAAAACTTCTCTCTCTCCATAACCACATATTTATGTCTGCTGCTCTGCACTGCCGCCTTCTTGGTCAGCCCATCCTCCACTCCGGATGTGGTAACTGCAAGATCTGTCATATCCACGCCACAGCTTCCCAAAAATGCCCGGTCAAAGCTGTACTGCTTGATCACCTCAATAGCCGCAGCTCCCATAAATCCATTCACCGAACGGTACATAGTTCCCCCTGTGCCTATGGCCGTGATGGACGGATTCGCAGCAAGGATCTGCAGGATATCGATCATATTGCTGATAACCACAACATGCATGCCCGACGAAGCGATAAGCCTTGCCAGCTCTATATTTGTAGTGGAAACATCCAGAAAGATCGTTTCGTTATTTTTGATCAGCTTGAAGGCTTTCGCAGCAATCACTTTCTTCTTATCAAGATTGTACATACGCCTGTCTACTACGTTTCTCTCCAGAGGATACTCCTGTGACAGGATCGCTCCGCCGTAAGTCCTCTTTAATCTGCCTGCATTTTCAAGGATCTTGAGATCCTTGCGGATACAGTCCTCCGTAACCTGAAACATCTCACTTAATTCTTTGACTCTGACTTTTCCTTTTTCACGGAGACATTTCTCTATTGCATTCTGTCGTTCTTCTGTAAACATGATCCTATCTCCTCATTCCTGATTTTTCTGTGATAAAAGTTCCAGGAATCAATGCTCCGCAAAACAATATCCGGCGCATTGGTCCCTGGAAAGCCTGTGATTTCAGTATAACAGTTCGGCATCTTACTGTCAATTATTTAGTATTATTTTTTATTGTTTTAGCGTATTTTGATCAAATCATCTGCACATATATTCATCCAGCTCTCTGATAAATTTCTCCGGCATCTTTCTCTCAAACGGGAAAACCTCCGCATTCCCAAGCGCATCCGCAATGCATCCCAGAAGGATCGCACTTCTCTCCAGCGACCAGGCAGACAGCAGATCAATAGTATCATAACGGGTATGCATGCCAAAACCATCCCGGTTCAGAGTCATGGCCGGAATTCCCTTCCATGCAAAAGAATTGGAATCACTTCCCCAGATCTGATTCTTGACAGACGCTCCGATCCCTGCTCCGTCAGCAACCTCAAGAAGCTTATCACAAACTGAAGTCTCTCCCGTCACTCCCAGAACATTTCCTCCGATCAGCTGCCCGGCCAGATCTACATTCATATTAAAACGATGCGCTCCAAGCTCGCTCTCATGAACTCTGATGTAATCCCGGCTGCCCAGCAAGCCCTTCTCCTCAGCACCAAACCACACAAACTCCATAGTCCTGCGCGGTCTGTACTGCTGAAAATATCTGCAAAGCTCCATGATAATCGCCGCCCCGGACATATTATCATAGGCCCCCGGTCCCTCCGGCACCGAATCATAATGCGCAGTGATCGTTAAGATCTCATCTTTCTTATCCGTTCCCTCAATCCTTGACACTACATTTCGGGATGTACATGCTGTCACTTCCTGTTCTACAGTCAGGCACACCACAGCTGCACCCTCCGTCACCAGCTCCACTGCATCCTTATAATGAAGATTCGCCCCCGGAATCCTGCCACTATATTTTTCCTGCATCTTGTGAATATCCTCTGCAGACTCCGACAATCCTTCTGTCTCTTCTGCTGCATCCCCCGGAAAGATCGTCGGCAGGCTGCGCTGACAGGGAACCCTGTCCACTCCTTCATCCAGCGGAGAACCCTCCACACTGATAAAACCAACAGCTCCGGCGCTCACCAGTCTCTGATACACATCACCACTCACCCGGCCATTCACCATAACGATCTTGCCCTTCGCACGGGAAAGGCTGACAGCATCCCCGTTCTCTACATACAAAAAAGGGGCTTTCAGACCTTCTTCTCCAGTATTTCCACATCTTCCATACCCGGTCACCACATACTCCTTCTGATAAGGCTCCATAACCTTAAGCACTGCTCTGTTGATCCGAAAGCCCCAGAAATCAAACTCCTCCATCCAATTCTTCGCTCCGAAGCTGTCCAAAGTATCCCGGATCATCTTCGCCGCCTTCACTTCCCCCGCAGTACCCGCTTCTCTGACAAAATCAAACCCGGCCAGAAACTCCATCTGCCGCCTGCCGCTGAACTCTTTTGTATTCATACCCCACAACCTTTCTGAATTTTTCTGAGTAGTACAGCGAAAATTAAGTTTCTGCTATATTGACGCAAGATGATTTCTTCATCTGCAAGGCGGAGGAATGAGGCGTAGCGGTGGCTACGACGATTGACGACAACGCAGCAGATGAAAAATCAGACAAGTCAATATGGCGGTTACTTAATATTCGCTGTACCAGATTATACACTATTTTTCTGCAAAAAAACTGCCTGCAGCTATTTTTCAGCCTATCCGGCCAGAAAATCTCCTCAGACAGTTTATATTTCATATCAGTAAATCATTTATATCTATATCCTAAGCCACAAACGAACCAACCGCAGCCGGAGCCCGGTAATCATAGTCGGAAACCTTGATCCCTGTAGCCGCTGTACTGGCGTGAACGATCTTGCCATCACCAATATAAAGAGCCACATGATCAATGCCGCCATCACCATAAAAAACCAGATCACCAGCCCCAATATCCGCAACACTCTTCTTCTCAGAAGCCGCACACTGAGCCGCAGCAACACGAGGAAGCTCATACCCAAACTCCGCAAACACGGACATCACAAATCCGGAACAATCTGCCCCGTTAGTCAGACTCGTACCACCATAAACATAAGGATTCCCCACAAACTGCAGCGCAAAATCCACAATCCCCTGCCGCTTCTCCAGACGCGCCTCCTCAGCAGCCTTACGCTCCTCTTCCGCCTTACGCGCAGCCTCAGCAGCCGCTTCAGCCTCAAGCCTCTCCTGTGCGATCACCTCAGCCTCAGCCTTCGCCTCCTGATACCCCTGAACCTCAGAAACCGTCTTATCCGCCAGAGCGCTGGCAAAAGCAGAAATAGAATCCGCATCATCCGAGAAATCATCCTCAATAGAAAGCTCCTCCACATCCCCATCAGACACAACACTGACACCATCCACATCCGCAAAAATAACAGAAGGAACCACACCCACAAGAACAACACTCAGAACAACAGCAGCAACTTTCTTATAAAACATAAACAATAAAACTCCTCTCAGAAAACCACGCAGCAGCACCCACCCATTCAGGCAGACATTCGCAATCCACTTCGCCACGCTCCTCGCTCACTAATTTGTTACAATTTTATTAATTTTGTTACGCAAGTGTGTATCCTACCATAAAAACCCCCACCTGTCAAACCCTTTCACAAAACCTTCACACACCAATCAGCCATCCAGCGCAGCGACGATGGCTCATCCCTCACCTTCAGACCACAGGAAACTCAGCCTTTCCTCCCAGCCATCCAGCGCAGCGTTGATGGCTCATCCAACTCCCGGGAATCCACTCAATCCTCCAACCCTCATCAATCCCCACTTCCGCCAGTCGCCCCACACCCCCACCACTATCTCCCGCCCGGAACCGAACAGCCTGGGAGACGGGTGCCGGTTTGCTACGACTCTGCAGGAGGGGAGCTGATTCTTGGCTGGCGGAAATCTGCGTTGTTTTTAAAAAGTTCGCTGTCTGAGCGGCAGCAAGCCGCGAGTTCGGACTTTTTAAAAACGGTTTTAGCAGAATTCCGGCAACCTAGAAGCAGCCCCCGACGAAGCCCGGAGCAAACCGGCACCCGTCTCCCAGGCGTCCGTCATCCACCATCCACCACAAAGAAAGAGCGCTCCCGCAGCC from Blautia sp. SC05B48 encodes:
- a CDS encoding LacI family DNA-binding transcriptional regulator; this encodes MNVTINDIARATGLSTATISKYINHKKIREENRIIIEKAIQELGYTPNRNAQLLRAKNTHTIGILISDLGNYFWGELVNSIIKHFTDHGYTVIVCSFFFEHQKEIDTIQDIISQHFDGVIMLPSCWHDDLYQLLQNASIPVVMLDQIPASMRHFPVDCVISDNYKGGALLAEHLLEKGHTKVWIMEQYLDAYTIEQRIQGFVDVYQKNGIDLLKQQDSFPPVSFGSTAETITQSNLHFQKLIDSSDPPTAVFFDCYLSAMGGLSAASQARISVPQDISFVCFDDDPLFKTMSATMTCVSQDLTNIGKHAVELLLKRIHGDYTDFPKIDMLDVVFHPRLSVKDLSGHNSATSGKD
- a CDS encoding M28 family metallopeptidase gives rise to the protein MNTKEFSGRRQMEFLAGFDFVREAGTAGEVKAAKMIRDTLDSFGAKNWMEEFDFWGFRINRAVLKVMEPYQKEYVVTGYGRCGNTGEEGLKAPFLYVENGDAVSLSRAKGKIVMVNGRVSGDVYQRLVSAGAVGFISVEGSPLDEGVDRVPCQRSLPTIFPGDAAEETEGLSESAEDIHKMQEKYSGRIPGANLHYKDAVELVTEGAAVVCLTVEQEVTACTSRNVVSRIEGTDKKDEILTITAHYDSVPEGPGAYDNMSGAAIIMELCRYFQQYRPRRTMEFVWFGAEEKGLLGSRDYIRVHESELGAHRFNMNVDLAGQLIGGNVLGVTGETSVCDKLLEVADGAGIGASVKNQIWGSDSNSFAWKGIPAMTLNRDGFGMHTRYDTIDLLSAWSLERSAILLGCIADALGNAEVFPFERKMPEKFIRELDEYMCR
- a CDS encoding C40 family peptidase is translated as MFYKKVAAVVLSVVLVGVVPSVIFADVDGVSVVSDGDVEELSIEDDFSDDADSISAFASALADKTVSEVQGYQEAKAEAEVIAQERLEAEAAAEAARKAEEERKAAEEARLEKRQGIVDFALQFVGNPYVYGGTSLTNGADCSGFVMSVFAEFGYELPRVAAAQCAASEKKSVADIGAGDLVFYGDGGIDHVALYIGDGKIVHASTAATGIKVSDYDYRAPAAVGSFVA
- a CDS encoding DeoR/GlpR family DNA-binding transcription regulator; translation: MFTEERQNAIEKCLREKGKVRVKELSEMFQVTEDCIRKDLKILENAGRLKRTYGGAILSQEYPLERNVVDRRMYNLDKKKVIAAKAFKLIKNNETIFLDVSTTNIELARLIASSGMHVVVISNMIDILQILAANPSITAIGTGGTMYRSVNGFMGAAAIEVIKQYSFDRAFLGSCGVDMTDLAVTTSGVEDGLTKKAAVQSSRHKYVVMEREKFYFNESYKYTHFDDISGIITDEFPDDTIVNTLRNAGVKLL
- a CDS encoding copper homeostasis protein CutC, which encodes MKDYILETCVDSVESAMAAAEGGADRLELCSNLIIGGTTPGPWLFEEIRKRSDIRIHALIRPRFGDFCYTDAEFSMIRNAVKDFRKMGAEGVVVGILKPDGTLNMEQMKELMDAAGDMSVTLHRAFDVCADPIEAMEQAISLGIDTILTSGQKNTCLQGAELLKELETRSRGRITIQAGSGVGAEVIRQLYPLTGIKAYHMSGKVVTDSAMQFRKEGVNMGLPTFSEYEIWRTDIENVRAAKKVLEEL
- a CDS encoding transglutaminase domain-containing protein; its protein translation is MAEGKIFLKGNRDRIEKKYREQVMGLPQAFADIDKKLAECTDEVALACKYLYAFMPYSDIGNYAFEVFLDYAENGVHLWKENSGVAELPEEIFLNYVLFHRVNEEEIAPCRTFFRREIGERTEGMSFREAALEVNYWCAQEATYHCTDDRTLSALAVYRRGNGRCGEESVFTVNALRSVGVPARQVYAPKWSHCDDNHAWVEIWCDGNWYFLGACEPEEILNKGWFTNASSRAMMVHSRVFDTMIPEGEVIGKDGMVTMLNELKRYALTKEITVSVKDSHGKPAEGAEVSFEVLNYSEYAPIAELKTDSLGKVRLTTGLGSIHISARMYADGEWLHAENSMDTKTEDCCEICLMPVGKENGIFYEEWAENDMIAPHDAPVNKDMPTPEQKERGSRRLAEANAYREQKVRNLSNPECRKFLEKETGDSSMRKKLLEVLTEKDRTDCISQVLEEHLKFALPYEKNMDADIFVPYVLNPRVDDEVLQKYRKAILEQLSEEEKNMLQKEPAKIWKWIEDKIISSPEKERSSVITTPSGCLKTGTGSLLSKKILFVAMARTLGIPARLNPHDRSMEYMKNGKFIPVSAETEKNASILLKASEDTQWKYFQNWSIAKLEAGKYSTLKLEAENFRDQMMKLPLEAGNYRILTSNRLPNGNIFAAEYYFEVQIGEMKRVELAFRNANLEDMLENISIPEFTLRKEDGSTVKASELTADGKHILAFLEEEKEPTEHILNEMMEQEEAFSRYAKRIIFVVKSKKALETPTLSRALGKLGNVQILYDDFSEIINTLGRRMYVDPDKLPLIIVTNKSLNGIYATSGYNVGTGDMLLRLM
- a CDS encoding LacI family DNA-binding transcriptional regulator translates to MSATIKDIAKETGLALATISKYINGGTVRPQNKKQIDEAIRKLNYVPRNTARGLRSSKTYRIGLISGPPNNPHNAFLLSKIENTMRAHGYSLTFMSGDKYNDHVNKFIPHMLRSGIDGLIISSFCLSKDICSAVEHTRIPVVELEEHSHFHRTDCVQTSCTSGAYEIVEHLIKMGHQKIALVTGPPASYTACERKKGYLRALEDYNIPVNPDYIIAENYANDFGYQAMQKLWNLPERPTAVFSANYTLCLGIYEAIYSLGIRIPEDLSVVSFDDFELSMLLSPQLTAVRQPLAGLAEQACDLLLRRMNGDYCDFPRTIRLKPECIYRDSVRNLYSDGK